CATGTTGGAGTACGCGTCGACCATGAAGTGCGCCGACGACACGATGCCGAGCGGCCGTGCGTCGACACGACGGACCTGCGTCATCTCATTCACGGGCATCCTTCGGCGCGCGCCGCTTCATCAGTCGGCCCACGATCCTGCCGAACGCCTCGTCGAACTCGCGCACGCCGAACAGGCGTGCCGCCCCGGCGAGCACCACGAGCGCTGCGCCGATCGTGACGCCGACGCGGACGGCCTGTACGACGAACGCATCGCCCGTCAGCACGCGTGTGTCGAGCCACCCGTGCAGCGCCCATGCCGCACCGGCCATCACCAGGCTCGCCAGCGTGATCCTGACCAATGTCGAGAGGATGGCGCGCGCCCCGATCGATCCGAGACGCCGCCGCAACAGGATCAGCAGCAGACCGGCGTTCACCAGCGACGCGAGCGCCGTCGCCAGGCTCAGGCCCACGAATCCGAACCCGAGCACGCGGGCGAGCGTCACGCTGAGCAGCGCGTTGATCAGCACGGCCGCCACGCTCACTGCCACGGGCGTGCGGGTGTCGCGCAGCGCGTAGAAGGTCGGCGAGAGAACCTTCACGGCCGAATAGCCGATGAGACCCGGCGAATACCCCATGAGGGCCAGCGCCACGTTCTGCGTGTCGGACGGCTGGAACTGGCCGCGTTCGAAGATCAGCCTGACGATCGGCACGCCCAGGACCACGAGGCCGACGGTCGCCGGTACCGTCAGCGCCAGCATGAGTCGCAGGGCGTGAGCCAGCGTGGCGCGCAGCGCGTCCATGTCCTCGCGCGCGGCGTGCTGCGAGAGCAGCGCCAGGGATGCGCCCGCGATCGCCACGCCGAAGATGCCGATGGGGAGGTACATGATTCTGAACGCGTAGTTCAGCCACGACACCGATCCGGCCACCTCGCTTGTCGCCAGAACGGTGCCCACGTAGACGTTGAACTGCGTGGCGGCAACGCCGAGCGTGCCTGGCCCCATCAGCAGGAGGATCTCGCGCAGGCCGGGATCGTTGGGCGCGAAGTCGAAGCGATACCTGAAGCCTTCGCGCCGCAGTTGCGGCCACTGGAGCGCGATCTGTCCGAGCCCGCCAAGGAGCACGGCGAATGCCAGCGCCGTCACCGGCTCCATCCCGAACGCCGGCATCAGTGGCACGAGCAGGAGGATGGCCGCAATCGACGCGACGTTGAACATCGCGGGCGCGAGCGCCGGCATGAAGAACCGGCCGAGCGCGTTCAGCATGCCCATCGCCGCCACCGCCGCCGCCACGAGCGGCAGGAACGGGAACATGAGCCGTGTGAGCTGCACCGTCAGTTCGAGCTTGCCAGGCACGCTCGCGAAGCCTCCGGCAAACGCGCGCGTCATGGGCTCGGCGCACACCATGCCGACACCGGCGATTACCGACGTGACCACGAGCAACGCGGTGATGGCCCGTCGTCCGAGCGTCCAGGCGGCCTCGCGGCCATCGCGCGCGAGCGTCCGGCTGAAGGTGGGGACGAAGGCGGCCGTCATGGCGCCCTCGGCGAAGAGATCGCGGACCAGGTTCGGGAGGCGGAACGCCGCGTTGAAGGCGTCCATCTGATGACTCGCGCCGAACGCGTGCGCCAGGACCTGCTCGCGCACGAGTCCCAGGATCCGGCTCGCCATCGTCGCGCTGCCGATGAGTCCTGCAGCACGAGTCAGCGAGGCGCCGCGCGGCGATGTCACCACGTCATCATCGCACGCAGCCGTTGACGCGGCTGGGGTTTGGGACCTACAAGGGGATGATGCGCAGTCGCCGTGGCAGCTTCATCGTCCTCCTCGCGTCGGGTGTCCTGTGGCTGCCCGCCTCGACCGGCTACGCGCATCGCGCGCCTGACGCGCAGGCCCGCCAGGCGCCTGCCGGCGGTGACATCGCGACGCTGCGCGCCAACGGCGAGGCGGCGATGGACGCCTCGCGGTTCGAAGACGCGGAAGCGATCTTCGAGAAGCTCGTGGGCCTCACGCCCGCCGATCCGATCGCGCGCCTGCAACTCGGAATGGCGCGGACGATGAGCGGGCGTGCGGCCGAGGCAATTGCCCCATTGCGTGAGGCCCTGCGTCTGCGCCCGGACCTCCTGCCCGCGAAGCTGTTCCTCGGCATCGCCTACATGGAAGTGAACAGGCCGAAGGACGCCGTGGCTCCGCTGCGGCAGGTGGTGCAGGCCGACGGCAGCAACGTCAACGCACGTCAGGCGCTGGCCGAAGCGCTGCTCGCGCTGGAGCAGTTCGGCGAGGCGAGCGTGCAACTCGAGGCCGTGACGAAGGCGCAGCCGGCGCTGCCGCAGGTATGGGCGGCGCTCGGACGCACCTACGAAGGGATCTCGCGCGCCGCGTTCGCACGCCTCCAGGAGATCGATCCCGACTCGCCGTACGTATGGCTGCTCGTCGCCGACGTGATGGTGGTGGAAGAGAAGCACGCGCAGGCCTTCGATCTGATCAGGAAGGCGCAGGAGGCGCTGCCGACGCTGCCGGGCGTCCATCGCCAACTCGCGACCGTGTATGCCGCGAGCGGTCATGCGGACTGGGCGGCCGTGGAACAGCAGCGCGCCGACGCCGAGAAGCCCGCGTGCGCGACGGTGCCGGTGGCCTGCGCGTATCTCGCTGGCAAGTACCGCGACGTGATCACGCGCACGGCGACGGCAACACAGGCCACGGCGCTCTACTGGCGTGCGCGTGCGGCCAACGACCTGGCCATCGGCGCGTTCGGCACGTTGGAGCAACTGCCTCCCTCCGTCGATCGCTTCGTCGTGCGGGCCGGCATCGCGCGCGATCAGGGCCAGCCACTGGAAGCCGCGGCGCAGTTGCGCGAGGCGTTGAAGCTCGCACCCGGCGATCCGGGGCTCGAACGCGATCTGGCAGGCGCGCTGTACGCGTCGGGCGACGTCGAGCAGGCGCTGCCGCTGCTCGAGAAGCTCCTGGCGTCGAACCCGAACGCCCCAGATCTGCTGATCGCCGTTGGCGACGGCCTGCTGCGGGGGACGCAGGTGGAGCGGGCCGTCACGCTGTTGAAGAAGGCGGTGAGCCTCGATCCGTCGCAGACGGCCGCGCAGGGGCTGCTCGGGCGCGCGCTGCTCCAGGCGGGCGACGCCGCGGGGTCCATCCCGCACCTCGAAGCGGCATTGGCCGCGGACCAGGACGGCAGCGTCCACTACCAGCTCGCGCAGGCGGTGCAGCGTACGGGCAACGCGGAGCGTGCGAAGGTCCTGCTGGCCGAGTATCAGAAGCGCGCGGAGGCCGCCGCACCGCCAGAGCCCGTCTCGCCCGCCAGCGCCCCGACGATCACGCCTCCGGTTCCGTGACCGTCACCACCGTGTCGACGCCTGGCGCGTCGACCACCTGCGTCCGGCCCGACGGCCATCGCACTTCGATCCGCGGCGCTGTCGTCGACGTCCCGAGGCCGATGTGGGTGCCCTGCAGCAAGGACGACGCGTAGCCGACGGCCGATGAGACGGGGAACGTCTGGCCGCCAACGGTGACTGTGGCGCCAAGGCCATCCCTGTTGGACGTGCCTCCGCGCAGCTGCACGCGAATCCAGTGGCCGGCCGGCCCGGCGTTCTTCCAGATCTCCACGGGGCCGCCGAGGCTCGTCGTGACCCAGTCGAGCCGACCGTCGCCGTCGAGATCCACGGCCACGAGACCGCGATGCGCCGAGATCGCGCGCGCCACCCCCGCGCCGGCCTTCGCCGTCACGTCCTCGAACGTCGCCCCGCGATTCATGAGGACCTGGTTGGCCTCGTGATACGGCGACGCCTCGAACCTGTCGATGAGGTCGTTCACGTGCGAGTTGGCGATGAGGATGTCGGGTCGACCGTCGTTGTCGACGTCGGCGGCGACGACGCCCCAACCGCTGTGGTTGCTGCTCGCCGCCGTGAGCAGGGCCTTGTGCGTGCCGTCGTGGAAGGTGAGCGTGCCGTCGTTGACAAAGAGCGGGAACGTCTCGCCCCTGAGGGCGGTGACGAGGATGTCGGGACGCCCGTCTGCCGTGAAGTCCCGCGCCGCAACGCCCATGCTCGACACGGGCCTGCCGAAGCCAGGGAGCGCGACGCCCGCGAGCAGGGCGGTTTCCTCGAAGCGCGTGCCGTCCACGTTGCGGAACAGGAAGTTCGGCACGGCGTCGTTGGAGACGAACAGGTCGGGCCTGCCGTCCCCGTCGAAGTCGGCCACGCCCACGCTCATGCCCTTGCCGACGTGCGCGCCGACGCCGCTGGCCTTCGAGATGTCCTCGAACGTGCCGTCACGCTTGTTCCGGTACAACTGGTTCGGCAGGCCGTTGTAGTACTTCGGATGGCAGTACACGCGCAGGCCGCGCACGCGGTCGCCGCAGAAGCGATCGGCCTTCTCGTGCCAGTCGAGGTAGTTGACGAGGAAGAGGTCGAGCCATCCGTCGGCGTCGACGTCCACCCACGCGGCGGCGACCGACCACGCCGACGGGCCGATACCCGCCGCGCCCGTCACGTCCTCGAACGTGCCCTTGCCGGTGTTGCGATACAGCGTGGGCGCCCCAACGCCCGGCACCAGGAGGTCGGGGTGCCCGTCGTTGTCGTAGTCGGCCACGGCCGCACCCATCGCGAATCCGCGTCCCTGGAGCCCAGCCGCCTCCGTCACGTCCTCGAACCGGAAGTCGCCGAGGTTGCGGTAGAGCCGGTTGTGGAACGTGGGCGAGGCCTTGGCGAGTGCGTGCGTCGCGTTGCCGTTGGCGAAGAACAGGTCCACCTTGCCGTCGCCGTCGTAGTCGAATGCCGCGAACCCGCCGGGCATCGTCTCGATGAGGCGCTTGTCGGGCGTGGGCGCGTTGGCGAGGACGAAGCCGACACCACTCGACGGCTGAACGTTCTCGAACTGCGGGATCGGAGCCTGCATGCTCGCCGCGGTGGCAGCAGCCACGACCAGGACGGCACAGGCGGAGATGCGGGAGCGCGCTGACAAAAGGACGGCCTCGTTGAGGGACGAGGCCGTCAAAGGAGGATGGATGAGAGGCTCCTTGCAGAACCTCGTTCCTATATGACGTTCCCCGGCCAGGAAAGTTTACGCGCGAGTGCGATCAGGCGTCGGAATGATGGAAGACGGCCTCAGGCGGAGCCGAGACGCGCACGGACCTGCTCGTTCACGGCCTTGCCGTCGACGACCTGACCCGCCAGCCTCGGCATGAGCACCTTCATCACCTTGCCCATGTCCTTCGGTCCCGTGGCACCGCTCTCGGCCACGGCTTCGTTGATGAGGGCCGACAGCGCCTCCGGATCGAGGGCCGCGGGCAGGTAGTGCTCGAGGATTGCCGCCTCGCGCTGCTCCTTGTCGGCCAGGGCCTGTCGCCCCGCTGCCGTGAACTGCGCAACGCTGTCCTTGCGCTGCTTGACGAGCGAGGTCACCACCTGGAGCGCTTCCTTGTCGTCGAGCTCACGCATGAGTTCGACGCGCTTGTTGGTGAGCGCCGTCTTGAGCATCCGTAGCGCGTCGAGCGTCTCCTGATCCCGCGCCCGCAGTGCCACGCCCAGGTCCGTATTGACCCGCGCCGCCAGCGATTGTCCGGTCATGAGAGCAGTGTACGGCAGGCGTAGGGCCCCCGTGTCGACGGCCGCTACGGACGTGGTGGTGTCGGCGAATACGGGTTGATGTACTTCGCGCGGTCGGGTTCGAGCGTCGACGGGGTCGTGGACGAGCCCGGCTGCTGGCCGGCGGGAAGGCCGTACGGGTTGATCGCCGCCGGATTGTTCGCGCTGGCGGGATCCGGCGGCGGTGGCGCCGGGGCGAAACCCGGGCGGGCGCTGGTCTGCGACAGGTTGCCCAACGGCGACGTCGACGGCTGGTTCACCTGCTGCTGTTGCTGCTGCGCCGCCGCTGTGTCGGCGGCCTCGGCCGCCTGTCGCGCGGCGAAGTACCGCTGCGGGTTGGCGTAGTCGAAGTCGGTGGACGATGCAGGCTGTTCGGGGGCGGGCATGGGCGCCGGCCCCTCGTCGACCGGCGCGGCGGCCATCTGGCCGAAGTCCGCGTCGGTCTGGGGCGGCATCTGCGCGGCCGGCGGGATGGGATTCATCGTACGGGCGTTGGTGCCTGTGCCCGCGCGGGCCGCGACGGCCGCACCTGGCGACGTCGGCATCACGATGACGCGGTCGAACCGCGACATGCCCGCCATCGCCTGCGCGCGCGGCGCCGCGATGTAGCCGGCCGCTCCACGCAGGATGATGTCGAGCGCTTCGCGCTCCGGCACGTTCTCGAGGCGCAGCGTGAGCGGCGTGCCGGGAACGCGCTCCCCGTCGACGACCTTCACCTGCCCCTGGCGCGCCCACTCGGCGAGGATGGCCGATGGCGTGGCGTTCTGCGTGACGAGCGTCACGCGGCCATCATGCAGGCTCAACGACACTGTCTGCGCGCCGGCGGGCACGACGCCCGCCAGCGCCAGCGCGACCCCCAACAGGATGTGCCGGCACATGAGGATCGAGTATAGACCTGTGATGCACCGGGCGCCAGGCACCGGGCAGCGCGCACCGGGCGCTATTCCGTGAAGGTACGCGCGGCCTCGGCCACGAGATTGATATCGGCCGCGGTCAGCAACGGGTGCAGCGGCAGCGACACGACCTCGGCCGCGGCTCGCTCGGCCTCTGGGCACGGCGCGGGTGACTGATCGGCGAAGGCGGGCTGTCGCGTGAGCGCGTGCGGGTAGTGGACGAGCGTCTGGATCCCTCTGGCCGTCATGTGCGACTGGAACGCGGCCCGGTTGTCCACGCGGACAGGGAACAGGTGGTAGACGTGCCCGGTGTCGAACTCCCGCGGCACGCGGACGGGCGCGTCCCGCAGGAGCGTCCGGTAGCGCACCGCGAGCGTCCGGCGCTGTGCCGTCCACGCTGGCAGCCGCTGCAGACGTTCACGCAGCACGGCGGCCTGCATCTCGTCGAGCCGTGAGTTCACGCCGAACGACTCGTGCTGGTAGGTGACGCGCTGTCCGCCATTGCGCAGGCGCCGCAGCCTGTCGGCAATCGCCGCGTCGTTGGTCACCACGGCTCCGCCATCGCCCAGCGCACCGAGATTCTTCGTCGGATAGAAGCTGAACGCCGCCCCTGCGCCGAACGTGCCGACGGGACGGCCCTCGTGCGTGCAGAGATGCGCCTGCGCCGCGTCTTCGACGATCGCCAGGCCGTGTCGCTCGGCGATGGCGCACAGCGCCGTCATGTCGGCCGACTGCCCGTACAGGTGCACGGGCATGATCGCCGCCGTTCGCGGCGTGATCGCGGCTTCGACGGCCCGCGGGTCGATCGTGTGGCGCTGCGGATCGATGTCGGCGAACACGGGACGCGCGCCGGCCATCATCACGGCGAGGCCCGTATACGCCGCCGAGAGCGGCGCGGTGATCACTTCGTCGCCGGCGCCGATCCCCATGGCGCGCAGCAGCAGGGCGATGGCATCGGTGCCTGTGTTGACGCCCACCGAGTGCGTCGTGCCGCAGGCCGCCGCGAACTCCGCCTCGAAGGCCTCGAGTTCCGGTCCGAGGATGAACCACCCGCGATCGATCACGCGGGCGATCGCCGCTCTGATCGCCGCATCATCGTCGCCGGGCTTCAGCGACAGGAAGGGTACGCGGATATCGGTGTGCATCAGAGGTACTTGGCGAGGTGTTCGCGGTAGAACGCGATCGTGCGCGTGAGGCCTTCGCGGAGCGGCACCGTTGGCGCCCATCCCGTCGTTGCCGTGAAGCGCGAGGAGTCCGCGTAGAAGCTGCCGATGTCGATGGCCTTCTTCTCGGCGGGCCAGTCCACGAAGCGGCGGCGGCCGGAGCCCGCGACGTCGATCATCAGTTCCACGAGGTCGCGGTGCGTGATGGGCTCAGACCCACCGACGTTGAACACGCCTCCATTGACCGCATCCGTTGCGCCCGCGCGCAGGAACGCATCGCACGCGTCGTCGACGAACGCGAAGTCGCGCATCTGCATGCCGTCGCCGAAGATCTCGATCTCCTGATCCTCGACGATCCTGCGGATGAACCAGCCGACGAAACCCTGGCGGTTGTGCTTGATGAGCTGACGTGGGCCGTAGATGTTGGTCAGGCGCAGCGAGCACGCCCGTACGCCGAAGACGTTGTTGTAGACCAGGTGATACTGCTCGCCGGCGGCCTTGTTGATCCCGTTGATGTCGGTCGGCCGCACGAGATGCCGTTCGTCGACGGGCAGGTAATCGGGCTTGCCGTAGATCTGTCGCGTGCCGGCAAACACCACCTTGGCGCCGGGATTGTTGCGGCGGCACGCCTCGAGCACCGTCATCTGACTGCGGCAGTTGATCTCGAGATCCGTGTACGGATCCCGCATGCTGTCGATGTGGCTCACCTGGCCAGCCAGGTTGAAGATCACCTCGCGTCCCTGCACGAGGCAGTTCATCGTGGTCTGCTGGCGGATGTCGGCGATGTTGACGCGGACGCGATCCTCGATGCCCCTGATGTTCTCGAGCGCTCCGCCGTATTCAGGGATGAGCGAATCCACGAGCAGCACGTCGGCGCCGGCGTCCACGAGCTGGCGCGCCAGATTGCTGCCGATGAACCCGAGCCCGCCCGTGATCATCACGGGGCGCCCGGCAAAGAACGCACGGTGGTCGGTCATCCCTTCGCCTGTGTCGCCTGCGGCTTGCGTATCACGAGCTCGTACCAGAGCTGCAGCACGTCGATGCCCGTGCGGAAGATGCGGGGGAAGTTGAAGAACTGAGACTTGCCATACGCGCGGTGGAAATGATGGACGGGGACTTCCGCGATGCGGAAGCCGGCGTCGGTGATCTTCTTCATCATCTCCAGGCAGATCACGCCGCTGTCCTTGGTGAGCGTGACCTTGTCGAAGACGGACCGGCGCATCAGCCGGAAATCGCAATCCACGTCGCGCACGCGAAGACCGAACAGCAGCTTCACGGTGTGGTGGTACAGCCGTCCGATCACGATGCGGTGCAGCGGATCCGATCGCGAGATCTTGTAGCCGTTCACCAGATCCACGTCGGGCCCGAGCCGCTGCCACAGGAGCGCCACCTCCGACGGGTCGTACTGTGCATCGCCGTCCGTGTAGAACACGTACTCCTTGGTGGCCGCCGCGAATCCGCTGCGCAGCGCGCCGCCGTACCCGCGGTTCTTCACGTGGTGGACGATGCGGACCTGCGGATACATGCGGGCCAGTTCGTCGAGGATCTGCGGCGTGTTGTCGCGGCTGCCATCGTTGACGACGATGACTTCGTGATCGGGCGTCAGCGCACGCGCCGCCAGCAACGCCGACACCACCATGCTGGCGATGGTGCCGCTGTCGTTGTAGGCCGGGAAGAACAGACTCAGTCCGGCAGGCGTGCTGGCAGGCGTTTCAGGCATACGCGAACAGAAGACCTTAGCACACCTCAGCCGCGCCGGCCGCGCCACGACGGATGTCGCGCCACGAGCCGCCACGGCACGAAGATCGACTCGAGAATCACGCCCCGCGACATCTTCGATTGCCCCTCGCGCCGCTCGACGTAGATGATCGGCACTTCGCCGATCCGGCATCCCGCCCCCATCGCCTCGAAGAGCATCTCGACGAGGAACGCGTACCCATCGGACACGAACCGCCGCAACGGCAGGCGCGCGAGCGCGTCGCGGCGCCAGCAGCGATACCCGCTCGTGCAGTCGCGCGCCGGCAGACCCGTGATCGCACGCACGTACCTGTTGGCGAACGTACTCAGGATCAACCGGCTCAGCGGCCAGTTCACCACGCTCACGCCGTGCAGATAGCGAGACCCCACCACGAGATCGAGGCCGCCCTCCGTCACGCCGCGCACGAGATCGGGCAGGTACTGCGGGTCGTGCGAGAAGTCGGCGTCCATCTGGCAGACGATGTCGACGTCCATGGTGACGGCCCGCGACAGGGCGTCCACGTACGAGCGGCCGAGGCCTCGCTTGCCCGCGCGGTGCATCACGTGGACGCGCCCCGGATGGGCCTGCACCAGGGCGTCGGCCACCGCGCCCGTGCCATCAGGCGACGCATCGTCCACCACGAGCAACGAGAATTCCGGCCCGCGCGCGAGCACCTGCTCGACGAGCACCGGAAGGTTGTCGCGCTCGTTGTAGGTCGGCGTGACGACCAGGACGCGCGGCGGCGACGTCACTGGCGGCCCTCGAAGCGCAGGGCCGAGATCTGCTCGGACACCAGACCCACGAGGAAGACCAGCACCGACAGCATCAGCAGCAGTACCGAGCCGTTCGCGATCCGTCCCGACGTCGCGACCGTCCACGCGCCGTAGCAGACACCGAGCAGGCACGAGCCGGCGCTCACGGGCAGGAAGATCTTCATCGGGCTGAAGATCGTGACGATCTTCAGGATGATCAGCAGGAACTTGGTGCCGTCGCGCGCGAGACGGATTTTCGAGACGCCCGTCCGCTGGCGCGCCTCGATCGGCAGGAACTCGACGCTGTAGCCCGCCTTGATGAAGGCGAGCGTGGTCGTCGTGGGTGTCGAGAACCCGTTCGGGATGAGGTGCAGGAACTCGCGGAGCACCGACCGCCGCGCCCCCCTGAGCCCCGACGTGAGATCGGGGATCTCGCGCCCCGTCATGTACGTCGCGAACGCGTTCAGCAGTCCGTTGCCGAACCGCCGCATGCCCGTCGCCTGCGTGTGGCCGGCCCGAGCGCCCACCACGAGGTCGTACTCGCCGAGCTGCGCCACGAGACGGCAGGCGTCCTCGGGCTTGTGCTGGCCATCGCCGTCGATCACCAGCACGAACTCGCCCGTTGCCGCGCGGATACCTGTCTTGACCGCCGCACCGTTGCCCTTGTTGTAGGGATGCCGCAGCACGCGTCCGCCGGCCGCCGTGGCCGCCGCCGCCGTCTCATCGGTCGACCCATCGTCGATGAGCAGGATCTCGTGCCACGGCGCGGCGTCGCGCAGAGCGCGAATCACGTCGCCCACGACGGCGCCCTCGTCGTACGCGGGGATCAGGATGGAGACGGTTTCGGGAGCAGCCACGAATGTGAGGTGACGAGCGGGTTCCTCGCGTCACGCCAGCCCGGCGGTGAGCGCGGCAACGACTCCATCCCAGGAAATCGCGCGGGTGCTATCGTACCCCGCCTCTCCGAGGGCCACAGCGCGCGCCTCGTACGCGGCGAGGTCGGCCAGACATGCCCCCAGCGCCTCGGCGTCCGGCTCGGCGACAAGGCCGTTCACGCCGTGGACGACGAACTCCAGCACGCCGCCGCTGTCGGTAGCGGTGATCACAGGTTTACGGGATTGGAACGCTTCGAGCGTCACGTACCCGTAGTCCTCGTCGAACGGGGCGAAAATCACGCCCCGCGCGCCGGCGTACAGGTCGATGAGCGTCGGTTCGTCGACGGCGCCGAGCAGGACCACGCGGTCTCCGAGACCCAGGTCCTCGATCCGCTGCTCCAGGCCGTGCCTGAACGTGCCTTCCCCGGCCACCAGCAATCGCGTCGGCGGCGGGACGTGCGCCATCGCGGCGATCGCGAGCTCGACGCGCTTGACCGTTTCCAGCCGGCCCACCGAGAGGAAGTAGTCGCCGTACGGACCGGGCCGGAGCTTCGGCGCAAGGGGTGACGGGTGATACAGCGGCGTCGAGGCGACGTCGTTGAAGCGCGTCAACCTGTCGGAGGTCGTCTGCGAAATCGTGTAGACGGCGGCGCATTCACCGAGCATCTCGCGGTCCAGCGCGCGCAGGCGCTCGCGAACCTCGGTGTCTTCCTCCCTGTGGTCGAAATCGGCGTACTCGGTGCCGCACAGGTCGTAGGCGGCCCGGTACTGGTGCATCAG
This genomic window from Acidobacteriota bacterium contains:
- the murJ gene encoding murein biosynthesis integral membrane protein MurJ; the protein is MTSPRGASLTRAAGLIGSATMASRILGLVREQVLAHAFGASHQMDAFNAAFRLPNLVRDLFAEGAMTAAFVPTFSRTLARDGREAAWTLGRRAITALLVVTSVIAGVGMVCAEPMTRAFAGGFASVPGKLELTVQLTRLMFPFLPLVAAAVAAMGMLNALGRFFMPALAPAMFNVASIAAILLLVPLMPAFGMEPVTALAFAVLLGGLGQIALQWPQLRREGFRYRFDFAPNDPGLREILLLMGPGTLGVAATQFNVYVGTVLATSEVAGSVSWLNYAFRIMYLPIGIFGVAIAGASLALLSQHAAREDMDALRATLAHALRLMLALTVPATVGLVVLGVPIVRLIFERGQFQPSDTQNVALALMGYSPGLIGYSAVKVLSPTFYALRDTRTPVAVSVAAVLINALLSVTLARVLGFGFVGLSLATALASLVNAGLLLILLRRRLGSIGARAILSTLVRITLASLVMAGAAWALHGWLDTRVLTGDAFVVQAVRVGVTIGAALVVLAGAARLFGVREFDEAFGRIVGRLMKRRAPKDARE
- a CDS encoding tetratricopeptide repeat protein → MRSRRGSFIVLLASGVLWLPASTGYAHRAPDAQARQAPAGGDIATLRANGEAAMDASRFEDAEAIFEKLVGLTPADPIARLQLGMARTMSGRAAEAIAPLREALRLRPDLLPAKLFLGIAYMEVNRPKDAVAPLRQVVQADGSNVNARQALAEALLALEQFGEASVQLEAVTKAQPALPQVWAALGRTYEGISRAAFARLQEIDPDSPYVWLLVADVMVVEEKHAQAFDLIRKAQEALPTLPGVHRQLATVYAASGHADWAAVEQQRADAEKPACATVPVACAYLAGKYRDVITRTATATQATALYWRARAANDLAIGAFGTLEQLPPSVDRFVVRAGIARDQGQPLEAAAQLREALKLAPGDPGLERDLAGALYASGDVEQALPLLEKLLASNPNAPDLLIAVGDGLLRGTQVERAVTLLKKAVSLDPSQTAAQGLLGRALLQAGDAAGSIPHLEAALAADQDGSVHYQLAQAVQRTGNAERAKVLLAEYQKRAEAAAPPEPVSPASAPTITPPVP
- a CDS encoding CRTAC1 family protein; its protein translation is MQAPIPQFENVQPSSGVGFVLANAPTPDKRLIETMPGGFAAFDYDGDGKVDLFFANGNATHALAKASPTFHNRLYRNLGDFRFEDVTEAAGLQGRGFAMGAAVADYDNDGHPDLLVPGVGAPTLYRNTGKGTFEDVTGAAGIGPSAWSVAAAWVDVDADGWLDLFLVNYLDWHEKADRFCGDRVRGLRVYCHPKYYNGLPNQLYRNKRDGTFEDISKASGVGAHVGKGMSVGVADFDGDGRPDLFVSNDAVPNFLFRNVDGTRFEETALLAGVALPGFGRPVSSMGVAARDFTADGRPDILVTALRGETFPLFVNDGTLTFHDGTHKALLTAASSNHSGWGVVAADVDNDGRPDILIANSHVNDLIDRFEASPYHEANQVLMNRGATFEDVTAKAGAGVARAISAHRGLVAVDLDGDGRLDWVTTSLGGPVEIWKNAGPAGHWIRVQLRGGTSNRDGLGATVTVGGQTFPVSSAVGYASSLLQGTHIGLGTSTTAPRIEVRWPSGRTQVVDAPGVDTVVTVTEPEA
- a CDS encoding GatB/YqeY domain-containing protein: MTGQSLAARVNTDLGVALRARDQETLDALRMLKTALTNKRVELMRELDDKEALQVVTSLVKQRKDSVAQFTAAGRQALADKEQREAAILEHYLPAALDPEALSALINEAVAESGATGPKDMGKVMKVLMPRLAGQVVDGKAVNEQVRARLGSA
- a CDS encoding DegT/DnrJ/EryC1/StrS family aminotransferase, with the translated sequence MHTDIRVPFLSLKPGDDDAAIRAAIARVIDRGWFILGPELEAFEAEFAAACGTTHSVGVNTGTDAIALLLRAMGIGAGDEVITAPLSAAYTGLAVMMAGARPVFADIDPQRHTIDPRAVEAAITPRTAAIMPVHLYGQSADMTALCAIAERHGLAIVEDAAQAHLCTHEGRPVGTFGAGAAFSFYPTKNLGALGDGGAVVTNDAAIADRLRRLRNGGQRVTYQHESFGVNSRLDEMQAAVLRERLQRLPAWTAQRRTLAVRYRTLLRDAPVRVPREFDTGHVYHLFPVRVDNRAAFQSHMTARGIQTLVHYPHALTRQPAFADQSPAPCPEAERAAAEVVSLPLHPLLTAADINLVAEAARTFTE
- a CDS encoding NAD-dependent epimerase/dehydratase family protein, encoding MTDHRAFFAGRPVMITGGLGFIGSNLARQLVDAGADVLLVDSLIPEYGGALENIRGIEDRVRVNIADIRQQTTMNCLVQGREVIFNLAGQVSHIDSMRDPYTDLEINCRSQMTVLEACRRNNPGAKVVFAGTRQIYGKPDYLPVDERHLVRPTDINGINKAAGEQYHLVYNNVFGVRACSLRLTNIYGPRQLIKHNRQGFVGWFIRRIVEDQEIEIFGDGMQMRDFAFVDDACDAFLRAGATDAVNGGVFNVGGSEPITHRDLVELMIDVAGSGRRRFVDWPAEKKAIDIGSFYADSSRFTATTGWAPTVPLREGLTRTIAFYREHLAKYL
- a CDS encoding glycosyltransferase family 2 protein; this encodes MPETPASTPAGLSLFFPAYNDSGTIASMVVSALLAARALTPDHEVIVVNDGSRDNTPQILDELARMYPQVRIVHHVKNRGYGGALRSGFAAATKEYVFYTDGDAQYDPSEVALLWQRLGPDVDLVNGYKISRSDPLHRIVIGRLYHHTVKLLFGLRVRDVDCDFRLMRRSVFDKVTLTKDSGVICLEMMKKITDAGFRIAEVPVHHFHRAYGKSQFFNFPRIFRTGIDVLQLWYELVIRKPQATQAKG
- a CDS encoding polyprenol monophosphomannose synthase, with translation MTSPPRVLVVTPTYNERDNLPVLVEQVLARGPEFSLLVVDDASPDGTGAVADALVQAHPGRVHVMHRAGKRGLGRSYVDALSRAVTMDVDIVCQMDADFSHDPQYLPDLVRGVTEGGLDLVVGSRYLHGVSVVNWPLSRLILSTFANRYVRAITGLPARDCTSGYRCWRRDALARLPLRRFVSDGYAFLVEMLFEAMGAGCRIGEVPIIYVERREGQSKMSRGVILESIFVPWRLVARHPSWRGRRG
- a CDS encoding glycosyltransferase family 2 protein; the encoded protein is MAAPETVSILIPAYDEGAVVGDVIRALRDAAPWHEILLIDDGSTDETAAAATAAGGRVLRHPYNKGNGAAVKTGIRAATGEFVLVIDGDGQHKPEDACRLVAQLGEYDLVVGARAGHTQATGMRRFGNGLLNAFATYMTGREIPDLTSGLRGARRSVLREFLHLIPNGFSTPTTTTLAFIKAGYSVEFLPIEARQRTGVSKIRLARDGTKFLLIILKIVTIFSPMKIFLPVSAGSCLLGVCYGAWTVATSGRIANGSVLLLMLSVLVFLVGLVSEQISALRFEGRQ
- a CDS encoding glycosyltransferase family 4 protein, whose amino-acid sequence is MTVVVCEAQVPFVRGGAEALVRELVHQLERHGCLVERVSVPFKWYPKRELMAHAAAWRLLDLSESCGRAIDLVIPTKFPAYCVRHPHKVTWLMHQYRAAYDLCGTEYADFDHREEDTEVRERLRALDREMLGECAAVYTISQTTSDRLTRFNDVASTPLYHPSPLAPKLRPGPYGDYFLSVGRLETVKRVELAIAAMAHVPPPTRLLVAGEGTFRHGLEQRIEDLGLGDRVVLLGAVDEPTLIDLYAGARGVIFAPFDEDYGYVTLEAFQSRKPVITATDSGGVLEFVVHGVNGLVAEPDAEALGACLADLAAYEARAVALGEAGYDSTRAISWDGVVAALTAGLA